From a single Streptomyces rubradiris genomic region:
- a CDS encoding class E sortase — MAATADETEETTDAPGPGPAPRRRRPGRIALAVSVFGELLITAGVLLGLFVAYSLWWTNVIADRKADQKADKVREHWARQRDTGPGALDTGDGIGFLHVPAMRNGEVLVEKGTDTDVLNDGVAGYYTKPVKATLPTSGKNGNFTLAAHRDGHGAKFHNIDKLEKGDPIVFETRDEWYVYKVYSILPETSKYNVGVLSPVPGGSGRKQPGHYITLTTCTPVYTSRHRYVVWGELVRVQKVDSERTPPAELR, encoded by the coding sequence GTGGCAGCGACCGCCGACGAGACCGAAGAGACCACGGACGCGCCCGGACCCGGCCCGGCCCCGCGACGCCGACGCCCCGGCCGGATCGCCCTGGCGGTCAGCGTCTTCGGCGAACTCCTCATCACGGCGGGTGTGCTGCTCGGCCTGTTCGTCGCCTACTCGCTGTGGTGGACGAACGTGATAGCGGACCGCAAGGCGGACCAGAAGGCCGACAAGGTGCGCGAGCACTGGGCGCGGCAGCGGGACACGGGCCCGGGCGCGCTCGACACCGGTGACGGCATCGGCTTCCTGCACGTCCCGGCGATGCGCAACGGCGAGGTGCTGGTCGAGAAGGGCACGGACACGGACGTCCTCAACGACGGCGTGGCCGGCTACTACACGAAGCCGGTCAAGGCGACGCTGCCCACCTCCGGCAAGAACGGCAACTTCACCCTCGCCGCGCACCGGGACGGCCACGGCGCGAAGTTCCACAACATCGACAAGCTGGAGAAGGGCGACCCGATCGTCTTCGAGACCCGGGACGAGTGGTACGTCTACAAGGTTTACTCGATCCTCCCCGAGACCTCGAAGTACAACGTCGGGGTCCTCTCCCCGGTCCCCGGCGGGTCCGGCCGGAAGCAGCCCGGCCACTACATCACCCTGACGACCTGCACCCCCGTCTACACCTCCCGCCACCGCTACGTGGTCTGGGGCGAACTGGTCCGGGTGCAGAAGGTCGACAGCGAGCGCACCCCGCCGGCGGAACTGCGCTGA
- a CDS encoding class E sortase yields the protein MTALRPEREDVYGGGSPYEPSAGARPHPPVRPTGRPADPPTAPLPPLTDDARTAPLPRVTGEPTPARPPRAAGEPRTAPRRPATAGRGSAPGARAAEDPATAPMPRVTDEPPAAPFPAVDDETMALRVVPGRAGESVGASAASSAPAAAPVTPGGRAARRKAAKRRGGRRTGAGARTASAPPAERDPQRPLTRVEARRQARLRKPSPATLASRAIGELFITTGVLMLLFVTYQLWWTNVRAHAQAGSATHRLQDDWASGKRSPGVFEPGQGFAILHIPKLDVVAPIAEGISNKRVLDKGMVGHYGEAPLKTAMPQDKTGNFGLAAHRNTHGEPFRYVNRLTPGDALVVETQDTYFVYEVTSSLPVTSPSNISVLDPVPPGSGFTRPGRYITLTTCTPEFTSKYRLIVWGKMVQERPRAKGKPDALIE from the coding sequence GTGACCGCGCTGCGCCCCGAGCGCGAGGACGTGTACGGCGGCGGGAGCCCGTACGAGCCCTCCGCCGGTGCGCGACCGCACCCGCCCGTCCGCCCCACCGGGCGGCCCGCCGACCCGCCGACAGCCCCCTTGCCCCCACTGACGGACGACGCCCGGACGGCTCCGCTCCCCCGGGTGACCGGGGAGCCCACGCCCGCCCGTCCGCCCCGGGCGGCCGGGGAGCCCCGGACGGCGCCGCGGCGCCCGGCGACCGCCGGCCGTGGGAGCGCGCCGGGTGCCAGGGCGGCCGAAGACCCCGCGACCGCACCGATGCCCCGGGTCACGGACGAGCCGCCGGCGGCCCCGTTTCCGGCCGTCGACGACGAGACGATGGCGCTGCGAGTGGTGCCGGGGCGGGCGGGCGAGTCCGTGGGTGCCTCTGCGGCCTCCTCCGCCCCGGCGGCCGCTCCCGTCACACCGGGCGGCCGTGCGGCCCGCAGAAAGGCCGCCAAGCGGCGTGGCGGGCGCCGGACCGGTGCCGGGGCCCGGACGGCGTCGGCGCCCCCCGCCGAACGGGACCCGCAGCGCCCCCTGACCCGGGTGGAGGCCCGGCGCCAGGCCCGGCTGCGCAAGCCCAGCCCGGCGACCCTGGCGAGCCGGGCCATCGGCGAGCTGTTCATCACCACCGGCGTGCTGATGCTGCTGTTCGTCACCTACCAGCTGTGGTGGACCAACGTCCGCGCGCACGCGCAGGCCGGCAGCGCCACGCACCGGCTCCAGGACGACTGGGCCAGCGGCAAGCGCAGCCCGGGCGTCTTCGAGCCGGGCCAGGGCTTCGCCATCCTGCACATCCCCAAGCTGGACGTGGTCGCCCCCATCGCGGAGGGGATCAGCAACAAGCGGGTGCTCGACAAGGGCATGGTCGGGCACTACGGCGAGGCCCCGCTGAAGACGGCGATGCCCCAGGACAAGACCGGCAACTTCGGTCTCGCGGCGCACCGCAACACGCACGGCGAGCCCTTCCGGTACGTCAACCGGCTCACACCCGGTGACGCGCTCGTGGTCGAGACCCAGGACACCTACTTCGTGTACGAGGTCACCTCCTCGCTCCCGGTGACCTCGCCGTCCAACATCAGCGTGCTGGACCCCGTCCCGCCGGGCTCCGGCTTCACCCGCCCCGGCCGCTACATCACCCTCACCACGTGCACACCCGAGTTCACCAGCAAGTACCGGCTGATCGTCTGGGGCAAGATGGTCCAGGAACGCCCGCGCGCCAAGGGCAAGCCGGACGCGCTCATCGAGTAG
- a CDS encoding aminodeoxychorismate/anthranilate synthase component II, producing the protein MSARILVVDNYDSFVFNLVQYLYQLGAECEVLRNDEATTSHAQEGFDGVLLSPGPGTPEEAGVCVDMVRHCAATGVPVFGVCLGMQSMQVAYGGVVDRAPELLHGKTSLVEHEGKGVFAGLPSPFTATRYHSLAAEPATVPAELEVTARTQDGIIMGLRHREHRVEGVQFHPESVLTEHGHRMLANWLAECGDHEAVARSVGLAPVVGRATA; encoded by the coding sequence GTGAGTGCGCGGATTCTCGTCGTCGACAACTACGACAGCTTCGTCTTCAACCTCGTGCAGTACCTGTACCAGCTGGGCGCCGAGTGCGAGGTCCTGCGCAACGACGAGGCGACGACCTCCCACGCCCAGGAGGGCTTCGACGGCGTCCTGCTCTCCCCCGGGCCCGGGACGCCCGAGGAGGCGGGCGTGTGCGTGGACATGGTCCGGCACTGCGCGGCCACCGGTGTGCCGGTCTTCGGCGTGTGCCTCGGCATGCAGTCGATGCAGGTGGCGTACGGCGGCGTGGTCGACCGGGCGCCCGAGCTGCTGCACGGCAAGACCTCGCTGGTCGAGCACGAGGGCAAGGGCGTCTTCGCCGGGCTGCCCAGCCCCTTCACGGCGACCCGCTACCACTCCCTGGCCGCCGAACCGGCCACGGTCCCGGCCGAGCTGGAGGTGACCGCCCGCACCCAGGACGGCATCATCATGGGCCTGCGGCACCGGGAGCACCGCGTCGAGGGCGTGCAGTTCCACCCCGAGTCGGTGCTGACCGAGCACGGTCACCGGATGCTGGCCAACTGGCTGGCGGAGTGCGGTGACCACGAGGCCGTGGCACGGTCGGTGGGGCTCGCCCCGGTGGTGGGCAGGGCCACGGCGTGA
- a CDS encoding class E sortase has protein sequence MRVIVRSLSELCITAGTLIVLFVGYVLFWTGVRAEGAMNDQMDRLHAEWSGESGRARPVAEAAPKPYEPGEPFAIMYVPRLGAAWHKPVLQGTGTGTLKKGLGHYAGTARLGETGNFAVAGHRRTHGDPFKDFPLLRPGDAVVLTDGTTWYTYRIDKGPYRTVPTDVAVIDPVPRVPGYARPGRYLTLTTCDPEWGHSHRLIVWAHLDATQPVDTGQPEALRR, from the coding sequence GTGCGCGTGATCGTCAGAAGCCTCAGCGAACTGTGCATCACCGCCGGCACCCTGATCGTGCTCTTCGTCGGCTACGTCCTGTTCTGGACCGGCGTCAGGGCCGAGGGCGCGATGAACGACCAGATGGACCGACTGCACGCCGAGTGGTCGGGGGAAAGCGGCCGGGCCCGTCCCGTGGCGGAGGCGGCGCCGAAGCCCTACGAACCCGGCGAGCCCTTCGCCATCATGTACGTCCCGCGCCTCGGCGCCGCCTGGCACAAGCCGGTCCTTCAGGGCACCGGCACCGGCACCCTGAAGAAGGGCCTCGGCCACTACGCGGGCACCGCCCGGCTCGGGGAGACCGGCAACTTCGCGGTCGCCGGCCACCGGCGCACCCACGGCGACCCCTTCAAGGACTTCCCGCTACTGCGCCCCGGCGACGCCGTGGTGCTGACCGACGGGACCACCTGGTACACGTACCGGATCGACAAAGGGCCGTACCGCACCGTGCCGACGGACGTCGCGGTGATCGATCCCGTGCCGCGCGTGCCGGGGTACGCCCGCCCCGGCCGCTATCTGACCCTGACGACGTGCGACCCGGAGTGGGGCCACAGCCACCGGCTGATCGTGTGGGCGCATCTCGATGCCACCCAGCCTGTGGACACCGGCCAACCGGAGGCCCTGCGCCGCTAG
- a CDS encoding DUF881 domain-containing protein: MSNSADSPGTGATGSGPARRPRLRPVRILTAAVFALAGLIFFTSFDTAKGTDIRQDASLLKLSDLIQERSRKNKGLDESNATLRDSVESLAESDDGSTKAEDEKLSGLEKSAGTHELTGKAVTVTLNDAPPDATAKLPGYPEPQPDYLVIHQQDLQAVVNALWQGGAKGIKVMDQRLISTSAVRCVGNTLILQGRVYSPPYKITAVGDPDRLKQALADSKAIQTYMVYVNVYGLGWKVTDDGTVTLPGYSGTVDLHYAKPVG; encoded by the coding sequence TTGAGCAATTCTGCCGACTCCCCCGGGACGGGAGCAACGGGCTCCGGCCCCGCCCGCAGGCCGCGCCTCCGTCCGGTGCGGATCCTCACGGCGGCCGTCTTCGCCCTCGCCGGACTGATCTTCTTCACCAGCTTCGACACGGCCAAGGGCACCGACATCCGCCAGGACGCCTCCCTGCTGAAGCTGTCCGACCTGATCCAGGAGCGCAGCCGCAAGAACAAGGGCCTGGACGAGTCCAACGCCACCCTGCGCGACAGCGTGGAGTCGCTGGCCGAGAGCGACGACGGCAGCACCAAGGCCGAGGACGAGAAGCTCAGCGGGCTGGAGAAGAGCGCGGGCACCCACGAGCTGACCGGCAAGGCCGTCACCGTCACCCTGAACGACGCCCCGCCCGACGCCACCGCCAAGCTCCCCGGCTACCCGGAGCCGCAGCCCGACTACCTGGTCATCCACCAGCAGGACCTCCAGGCCGTCGTCAACGCGCTGTGGCAGGGCGGCGCCAAGGGCATCAAGGTCATGGACCAGCGGCTGATCTCCACCAGCGCGGTGCGCTGCGTCGGCAACACCCTGATCCTCCAGGGCCGCGTCTACTCGCCCCCGTACAAGATCACGGCGGTCGGCGACCCGGACCGGCTCAAGCAGGCCCTCGCGGACAGCAAGGCGATCCAGACCTACATGGTCTACGTCAACGTCTACGGCCTCGGCTGGAAAGTCACCGACGACGGCACGGTGACTCTTCCCGGCTACTCCGGCACAGTGGACCTGCACTACGCGAAGCCAGTGGGGTAG
- the crgA gene encoding cell division protein CrgA: protein MPKSRIRKKADFTPPPAKQAQAIRLTNRAWVAPVMLAMFLIGLAWIVVFYVTDGSLPVDSLDNWNIVVGFGFIAAGFGVSTQWK from the coding sequence GTGCCGAAGTCACGTATCCGCAAGAAGGCCGACTTCACGCCGCCGCCGGCGAAGCAGGCGCAGGCCATCAGGCTGACCAACCGGGCCTGGGTCGCACCGGTCATGCTGGCCATGTTCCTGATCGGCCTGGCCTGGATCGTCGTCTTCTATGTGACGGACGGCTCGCTGCCCGTCGACAGCCTGGACAACTGGAACATCGTGGTCGGCTTCGGCTTCATCGCCGCCGGGTTCGGTGTCTCCACGCAGTGGAAGTAG
- a CDS encoding rhomboid family intramembrane serine protease has product MEQPAGSAQDAHSAPGCYRHPDRETGVRCTRCERPICPDCMVSASVGFQCPDCVRGGTGEGPAPQASRPRTLAGGTVTADPRLLTKILIGINLAVFVAIKADPSFLNDVWLYGGWPKAPFRPASGVAGGEWYRFLSSMFAHEAYWHIGFNMLSLWWVGGPLEAALGRARYLAVYFVSGLAGGALAYLLTPPDAAVLGASGALYGLFGATAVLMRRLNYDMRPVVALLVINLIFTFNGSLNISWQAHIGGLVAGVVTGYAMVHAPRERRALVQYGTCAVVLALALALALIRTAQLT; this is encoded by the coding sequence ATGGAGCAGCCCGCAGGGAGCGCGCAGGACGCCCACAGCGCGCCCGGGTGCTACCGGCACCCGGACCGCGAGACCGGCGTGCGCTGCACCCGCTGTGAACGGCCCATCTGCCCCGACTGCATGGTCAGCGCCTCGGTCGGCTTCCAGTGCCCGGACTGCGTCCGCGGCGGCACCGGCGAGGGCCCCGCCCCGCAGGCGTCCCGGCCCCGTACGCTCGCCGGCGGCACGGTCACGGCGGACCCCCGGCTGCTCACCAAGATCCTGATCGGGATCAACCTCGCGGTGTTCGTCGCGATCAAGGCCGATCCCTCGTTCCTGAACGACGTCTGGCTCTACGGCGGCTGGCCGAAGGCGCCGTTCAGACCGGCATCGGGAGTCGCGGGCGGCGAGTGGTACCGCTTCCTGTCGTCGATGTTCGCGCACGAGGCGTACTGGCACATCGGCTTCAACATGCTCAGCCTGTGGTGGGTCGGCGGCCCGCTGGAGGCGGCCCTGGGCCGGGCCCGCTACCTTGCGGTGTACTTCGTCTCCGGGCTGGCCGGCGGTGCGCTCGCCTATCTGCTCACGCCGCCCGATGCGGCCGTGCTCGGCGCCTCGGGCGCGCTGTACGGCCTCTTCGGCGCCACCGCCGTGCTGATGCGCCGGCTCAACTACGACATGCGGCCGGTCGTCGCGCTGCTGGTGATCAACCTGATCTTCACCTTCAACGGGTCCCTGAACATCTCCTGGCAGGCGCACATCGGCGGGCTCGTCGCCGGTGTCGTCACCGGGTACGCCATGGTGCACGCCCCGCGCGAGCGGCGGGCGCTGGTGCAGTACGGCACCTGTGCCGTGGTCCTGGCGCTGGCCCTGGCGCTCGCGTTGATCAGGACCGCCCAGCTCACCTGA
- a CDS encoding peptidylprolyl isomerase, which produces MAEQLYATLKTTFGDIEIRLFPSYAPVTVRNFVELARGEREWTHPGTGVRSSDRLYDGTVFHAVMGGFMIQGGDPLGNGLGGPGYGFEDECHPDLAFDRPYLMAMASAGPGTNGSQFFITVTPSTWLNGKRTIFGEVSTPAGRKVVDAIARVPTGRNDRPLSDVVLRTVLIETRAE; this is translated from the coding sequence GTGGCCGAGCAGCTCTACGCCACCCTGAAGACCACTTTCGGTGACATCGAGATCCGGCTCTTTCCGTCGTACGCGCCCGTCACGGTCAGAAACTTCGTGGAACTGGCGCGCGGCGAGCGCGAGTGGACGCATCCCGGTACCGGCGTGCGCAGCAGTGACCGGCTCTACGACGGCACGGTCTTCCACGCGGTGATGGGCGGCTTCATGATCCAGGGCGGCGATCCCCTGGGCAACGGCCTCGGCGGCCCCGGCTACGGCTTCGAGGACGAGTGCCATCCCGACCTGGCCTTCGACAGGCCGTACCTGATGGCGATGGCCAGCGCCGGCCCGGGCACCAACGGCTCGCAGTTCTTCATCACCGTCACCCCGAGCACCTGGCTGAACGGCAAGCGCACCATCTTCGGCGAGGTCAGCACCCCGGCCGGCCGCAAGGTCGTGGACGCCATCGCGCGCGTGCCGACCGGGCGCAACGACCGGCCGCTGTCCGACGTGGTGCTCCGCACGGTGCTGATCGAGACCCGCGCGGAGTGA
- a CDS encoding DUF5324 family protein has translation MTRIDSVRAATGSAKDSVLHAAEVVAPYADTAKERAAYYAQEARVRLAPVVSQAAEQARVQYDARLAPRLEQALTHVPPKVDLAAQEAALRARKAARQAALYSRPKIEQAVAATAPVRDEAAARGAAAMAALRGQVSAEDIQKLVRRQERRSRTGRTVKICAVLTVLAGGAFAAWKWWDKQANPDWLVEPPAPTEVPADSPRLASVDGTEPGELDPEVRAKQADQDATDQDDES, from the coding sequence GTGACCCGCATTGACAGCGTGCGCGCCGCGACCGGCTCGGCGAAGGACAGCGTGCTGCACGCCGCGGAAGTGGTGGCGCCTTACGCCGACACGGCCAAGGAGCGTGCCGCGTACTACGCGCAGGAGGCACGCGTACGGCTGGCGCCCGTGGTGTCGCAGGCCGCGGAGCAGGCCCGCGTGCAGTACGACGCCCGGCTCGCCCCCCGCCTGGAGCAGGCGCTCACCCATGTGCCGCCGAAGGTCGACCTCGCCGCCCAGGAGGCCGCCCTGCGTGCCCGGAAGGCGGCCCGGCAGGCCGCCCTGTACTCGCGTCCGAAGATCGAGCAGGCGGTGGCCGCGACCGCGCCCGTGCGTGACGAGGCCGCCGCGCGCGGTGCCGCCGCGATGGCCGCGCTGCGCGGACAGGTCTCGGCCGAGGACATCCAGAAGCTGGTCCGGCGCCAGGAGCGGCGGTCCCGGACCGGCCGGACCGTGAAGATCTGCGCGGTGCTGACCGTCCTGGCGGGCGGCGCCTTCGCGGCCTGGAAGTGGTGGGACAAGCAGGCCAACCCCGACTGGCTGGTCGAGCCGCCCGCCCCGACCGAGGTACCCGCCGACTCGCCCCGGCTCGCCTCCGTGGACGGCACCGAGCCCGGCGAGCTCGACCCCGAGGTGCGGGCCAAGCAGGCCGACCAGGACGCGACCGACCAGGACGACGAGTCCTGA
- a CDS encoding LLM class flavin-dependent oxidoreductase translates to MTAPPLHLAVALDAAGWHPAAWRADDARPAELFRADYWADLVTEAERGLLDFVTFEDALGMQSAAFHRPDDRVDQVRGRLDAVLLAARVAPLTTRIGLVPTANVTHTEPFHVATRIAGLDHASTGRAGLRPQIASRAADAAHFGRRTTPQLTDEDVRDPERIGRRLSPLFVEAADAVEAARRLWDSREDDAGIDAATGRFIDRDKVHHIDFEGEHFSVRGPAITPRPPRGRPPVMSLAHADVPYEFAARAVDAVWVTPHDRAGAAAILARVDAAVRRTGRDTRARPLLRFAEVLVFLDAERGAAARRKARLDDLDGAELGSDAEVFTGTPGELADLLLDWREAGLDGFRLRPGALPHDLLGITRGLVPELQRRGVFRTAYDATTLRGHLRLPRPGSRYARPSGTGR, encoded by the coding sequence GTGACCGCGCCCCCGCTGCACCTCGCCGTCGCCCTGGATGCCGCCGGCTGGCACCCGGCGGCCTGGCGCGCCGACGACGCCCGCCCCGCCGAGCTGTTCCGCGCGGACTACTGGGCGGACCTGGTCACCGAGGCCGAGCGCGGCCTGCTGGACTTCGTCACCTTCGAGGACGCGCTCGGGATGCAGTCGGCCGCCTTCCACCGGCCCGACGACCGCGTCGACCAGGTCCGCGGCAGACTGGACGCGGTGCTGCTGGCGGCCCGGGTGGCGCCGCTGACCACGCGTATCGGGCTGGTCCCGACCGCGAACGTCACCCATACCGAGCCGTTCCACGTCGCCACCCGCATCGCCGGCCTCGATCACGCGAGCACCGGCCGGGCCGGCCTGCGTCCGCAGATCGCCTCGCGCGCCGCCGACGCCGCCCACTTCGGCCGCCGTACGACCCCGCAACTGACCGACGAGGACGTGCGCGACCCGGAGCGGATCGGCCGGCGGCTGAGCCCGCTGTTCGTCGAGGCCGCCGACGCGGTGGAGGCCGCCCGGCGGCTGTGGGACAGCCGGGAGGACGACGCGGGGATCGACGCCGCCACCGGCCGCTTCATCGACCGCGACAAGGTCCACCACATCGACTTCGAGGGCGAGCACTTCAGCGTCCGCGGCCCCGCGATCACCCCGCGCCCGCCGCGGGGACGGCCACCGGTGATGAGCCTGGCGCACGCCGACGTGCCGTACGAGTTCGCGGCGCGCGCCGTCGACGCCGTGTGGGTCACCCCGCACGACCGGGCCGGAGCGGCGGCGATCCTCGCCCGGGTGGACGCGGCCGTGCGGCGCACCGGCCGGGACACCCGCGCCCGGCCGCTGCTGCGGTTCGCGGAGGTCCTGGTCTTCCTGGACGCCGAGCGGGGCGCCGCCGCCCGCCGCAAGGCCCGCCTGGACGACCTGGACGGCGCGGAACTCGGCTCCGACGCCGAGGTGTTCACCGGCACCCCCGGAGAACTGGCCGACCTGCTGCTGGACTGGCGCGAGGCCGGGCTGGACGGCTTCCGGCTGCGCCCCGGCGCGCTGCCGCACGACCTGCTGGGGATCACCCGCGGTCTGGTGCCGGAGCTCCAGCGGCGCGGGGTGTTCCGCACGGCGTACGACGCGACGACCCTGCGGGGCCACCTGCGCCTGCCGCGCCCCGGAAGCCGCTACGCGCGGCCGAGCGGAACCGGCCGGTGA
- a CDS encoding MFS transporter, with protein sequence MSTTPDTAAGSPVRTGTEATPAGAGERQKLPMFALLALATAVFITSLTETLPAGLLPAMSDDLHVSESATGQTVTIYALGTALTAIPLTAATAGWRRKRLLLTSMAGFAVANTVTALSSVYGLTMVARFVAGVAAGLAWALLAGYARRLAPVPLQGRAIAVAMAGIPVALSLGVPAGTFLGKVTDWRVAFLAMTALTVVLLAWIAAAVPDHPGQERGERPKMLHALRVPGVVPVLFVTLVFVLAHTIIYAYIATFLDDLGMGGNTDLVLLVFGAASLASIWIVGAQIHHRLRVLTIASSLLVAVSAAVLAVLADQTAFVYLAAVLWGLGWGGVPTLLQTAAGDAGGEKAADAAQAMLVTLWNVAMAGGGVIGGVLLDLNGSDSLPWSVLLLMLPVIAVVVLARGHGFPAKRPVA encoded by the coding sequence ATGAGCACCACACCCGATACCGCGGCCGGTTCGCCCGTGCGGACCGGCACCGAGGCGACCCCGGCGGGCGCCGGTGAGCGGCAGAAGCTGCCCATGTTCGCCCTGCTGGCCCTCGCGACCGCCGTGTTCATCACGAGCCTCACCGAGACCCTGCCCGCCGGTCTGCTCCCGGCGATGAGCGACGACCTGCACGTGAGCGAGTCCGCGACCGGGCAGACCGTCACGATCTACGCCCTCGGCACCGCGCTGACCGCGATCCCGCTGACCGCGGCGACGGCCGGCTGGCGGCGCAAGCGGCTGCTGCTGACCTCCATGGCCGGCTTCGCCGTCGCCAACACCGTCACCGCGCTGTCGTCCGTCTACGGGCTGACCATGGTGGCGCGCTTCGTCGCCGGTGTCGCGGCGGGCCTGGCCTGGGCGCTGCTCGCCGGGTACGCGCGCCGGCTGGCCCCGGTGCCGTTGCAGGGCCGGGCGATCGCGGTCGCGATGGCGGGCATCCCCGTCGCGCTCTCCCTCGGTGTGCCCGCCGGCACCTTTCTGGGCAAGGTGACCGACTGGCGCGTGGCGTTCCTCGCGATGACCGCGCTGACCGTCGTCCTGCTGGCGTGGATCGCCGCCGCCGTACCGGACCACCCGGGCCAGGAGCGCGGCGAGCGGCCGAAGATGCTGCACGCCCTGCGGGTGCCCGGCGTCGTGCCGGTGCTGTTCGTGACGCTGGTCTTCGTCCTGGCGCACACCATCATCTACGCGTACATCGCCACCTTCCTCGACGACCTCGGCATGGGCGGCAACACCGACCTGGTGCTGCTGGTCTTCGGCGCCGCCTCGCTGGCGAGCATCTGGATCGTCGGCGCGCAGATCCACCACCGGCTGCGCGTGCTGACGATCGCCAGCTCGCTGCTGGTGGCGGTGTCCGCCGCGGTGCTGGCGGTGCTGGCGGACCAGACGGCGTTCGTCTACCTCGCGGCCGTGCTGTGGGGCCTGGGCTGGGGCGGGGTGCCGACCCTGCTGCAGACCGCGGCCGGTGACGCGGGCGGCGAGAAGGCGGCCGACGCGGCCCAGGCCATGCTGGTGACGCTGTGGAACGTCGCCATGGCGGGCGGCGGTGTCATCGGCGGTGTGCTGCTCGACCTGAACGGCAGCGACTCGCTGCCGTGGAGCGTGCTGCTGTTGATGCTGCCGGTGATCGCCGTCGTCGTGCTGGCCCGCGGCCACGGCTTTCCCGCCAAGCGCCCGGTGGCGTAG
- a CDS encoding SDR family NAD(P)-dependent oxidoreductase, which produces MTKYAGRTAVVVSEATAIGLAVAKRLVEGGAHVVLTARTATERDRLGGELGSAARVVAPSDVTACLGPGGDVDLLFADVVTTARPLLPRLRDGGAVVLMTPAPSPAAVHALADELVSRGIRVNAVAPGCIEAPGGDGVPLPPLGRLGAAEEVARAALFLATDATFTTGARLPVDGGLTRP; this is translated from the coding sequence ATGACCAAGTACGCGGGCCGGACGGCCGTAGTCGTCTCAGAGGCCACCGCCATCGGACTGGCCGTGGCCAAGCGTCTGGTGGAGGGCGGCGCCCACGTCGTGCTGACCGCCCGGACCGCGACGGAGCGGGACCGCCTGGGCGGGGAACTGGGCTCGGCGGCCCGGGTCGTCGCGCCCTCCGACGTGACCGCCTGCCTGGGGCCCGGCGGCGATGTAGACCTGCTGTTCGCGGATGTCGTGACCACGGCCCGGCCGCTGCTGCCGCGGCTCAGGGACGGTGGCGCGGTCGTGCTGATGACCCCGGCGCCCTCGCCCGCCGCCGTGCACGCGCTGGCCGACGAGCTGGTCTCCCGGGGTATCCGCGTCAACGCCGTGGCGCCGGGCTGTATCGAGGCGCCGGGCGGCGACGGGGTGCCCCTGCCGCCCCTGGGCCGCCTCGGCGCCGCCGAGGAAGTGGCCCGGGCCGCGCTGTTCCTCGCCACCGACGCCACGTTCACCACCGGGGCCCGCCTGCCGGTCGACGGGGGCCTGACCCGGCCATGA